A window of the Lolium perenne isolate Kyuss_39 chromosome 7, Kyuss_2.0, whole genome shotgun sequence genome harbors these coding sequences:
- the LOC127312104 gene encoding uncharacterized protein: protein MEGDAGWYYHSGGTNDWDLNAVVRYACGGRGRVSPPPSSSSDDPFSTFYPPPPPPQELSTGDRLFGANTSLPDLPFDGNSAVVDELSTAFFGPPAPPLAPHLPLQQQQQQAMATNDVPVQMQQGYAAPPPAGHLPLQQAVATNDAPVQMQQGYEAPPPPPVPVPQTSGLQASGGEGAARSKQKKYVPNTLNFSFLTNKMLPIVMLVLDHACRPWLICGCVVRTCRKKPVQREVKRVAANGVSADPWAWRKYGQKPIKGSPYPRGYYRCSTEKACEARKMVERCRDDPDSFILTYTGGDHNHPAPIHRNSLAGTTRNKQHAAGGHIAPGGATATAVAMAAEPSPGQSTSGGTSASPTTSPRSPSAEECNQEEVQCDEAGGASKDVEMEGEEDDELKKLLDTAIGVGGVSSRYAAMEDHGGAGVSPFLNVVEETFVVTPWVTALGDATGWS, encoded by the coding sequence ATGGAGGGGGACGCCGGGTGGTACTACCACAGCGGCGGCACCAACGACTGGGACCTCAACGCCGTCGTGCGCTACGCCTGCGGCGGCCGCGGCCGCGTCTCGccaccgccgtcgtcgtcgtctgaCGACCCCTTCTCCACCTTCTacccgccaccaccgccgccgcaagAGCTGTCGACGGGTGACAGGCTGTTCGGCGCGAACACGTCGCTGCCTGACCTGCCCTTCGACGGAAACTCTGCCGTCGTCGACGAGCTCTCCACTGCCTTCTTTGGGCCGCCGGCACCGCCGCTGGCCCCACATCTGccgcttcagcagcagcagcagcaagccatGGCAACAAACGATGTACCGGTTCAGATGCAGCAGGGCTAcgcggcgccgccgccggccgggcATCTGCCGCTTCAGCAAGCGGTGGCAACAAACGATGCACCGGTTCAGATGCAGCAAGGctacgaggcgccgccgccgccgcccgtgccGGTGCCGCAGACCTCTGGCCTGCAAGCCTCCGGCGGCGAGGGGGCAGCAAGATCCAAGCAGAAAAAGTACGTCCCTAATACTCTGAATTTCAGTTTTTTGACGAATAAAATGTTGCCGATCGTCATGCTCGTGCTCGATCATGCGTGCCGTCCGTGGCTAATCTGTGGATGCGTTGTGCGTACGTGCAGGAAGAAGCCGGTGCAGAGAGAGGTGAAGCGCGTGGCGGCGAACGGCGTGTCGGCGGACCCGTGGGCGTGGCGCAAGTACGGGCAGAAGCCCATCAAGGGGTCCCCCTACCCGCGCGGCTACTACCGGTGCAGCACCGAGAAGGCCTGCGAGGCGCGGAAGATGGTGGAGCGCTGCCGCGACGACCCGGACTCCTTCATCCTCACCTACACCGGCGGCGACCACAACCACCCCGCGCCCATCCACCGCAACTCCCTCGCCGGCACCACGCGCAACAAGCAGCACGCTGCCGGCGGACACATCGCTCCCGGCGGCGCCACGGCCACGGCGgtggcgatggcggcggagccGAGCCCGGGGCAGTCCACGTCGGGCGGGACGTCCGCGTCGCCGACGACGTCCCCGCGCTCACCTTCAGCGGAGGAGTGCAACCAGGAGGAGGTCCAGTGCGACGAGGCCGGCGGAGCGAGCAAGGACGTGGAGATGGAGGGCGAGGAGGATGACGAGCTGAAGAAGCTCCTGGACACCGCAATTGGGGTCGGTGGCGTCTCCAGCAGGTACGCGGCAATGGAGGACCACGGTGGCGCCGGAGTGTCGCCGTTCCTCAACGTCGTCGAGGAGACGTTCGTCGTCACGCCGTGGGTCACGGCCCTCGGCGACGCGACCGGCTGGAGTTGA